In a single window of the Atlantibacter hermannii genome:
- the recB gene encoding exonuclease V subunit beta yields MTDETVQPLDPLRLPLVGERLIEASAGTGKTYTIAALYLRLLLGLGGPAAHPRVLMPESLLVVTFTEAATEELRGRIRTNIHELRIACLRGHTSSPLFQQLLAEIPDLADAAQALLLAERQMDEASIFTIHGFCQRMLNLNAFESGMPFEQKLIEDESLLRYQACADFWRRHCYPLDKSVARAISELWQGPQALLRDINSYLQGEAPQLKSTPADDETIESRHQKIIERIEQVKIRWRAAAAEVGPLIAGSDVDKRSYSSRNLPSWLDKVNAWACEETQTYALPDALEKFAQSTLNEKTKKGEPPRHPLFTEIDALLAEPLSLRDLVLARAIKEIRYTVAMQKRRRGELGFDDMLSRLDEALNQPAGEALAQAIRTRFPAAMIDEFQDTDPQQYRIFRRIWHKQPDTALLLIGDPKQAIYAFRGADIFTYMRARGEVSAHYTLDTNWRSAPGMVASVNRLFSQLPQPFMFKEIPFLKVNAAPKNHGLRFEVNGQTQSAMKLWLMDGEGAGVSEYQQTMAAVCAGQIRDWLDAGSRGEALLWDNEKKRPVQASDITVLVRNRIEAAVIRQALEALTIPSVYLSNRDSVFSTQEALDLLWVLQATLNPELESALRSAIATSMLGLNAATIDAINQDEDAWDALVEEFDGYRQIWLTRGVMPMIRALMVERRIAENLLATPGGERRLTDLLHLTELLQEASAQLDSEPALLRWLSQHIAEPDANAASQQLRLESDKHLVQIVTVHKSKGLEYPLVWLPFIADYREQKQAFYHDRATFMPVLDLDNDEESLALAEAERLAEDLRLLYVALTRSVWHCSIGIAPLFKGRGAKKGDTSLHQSALGRLIQGGEPQDPAGLRRCLEALCGEDISLEIAVDPDTQPWQPPQPPALQLDAREPSREVKDSWRVTSYSALQQHGGSAAQLLLPRLDIDAAGNRVDSVSPEMTPHTFPRGASPGTFLHGLFENLDFTAQLDAAWLAEQLQLGGFDSDWAGVFTAWFDAILAAPLNASGVRLNQLGAKDKQVELEFYLPIETDLESQRLDALIRRYDPLSASCPPLDFKQVRGMLKGFIDLVFRWQGRYYLLDYKSNWLGDGSEAYTREAMAQAMQSHRYDLQYQLYTLALHRYLRHRLAGYDYEKHFGGVIYLFLRGVDPAHPENGIFTTRPDAGLIQGMDALFAGQELATQ; encoded by the coding sequence ATGACCGATGAGACCGTCCAGCCCCTTGATCCCTTACGTTTGCCCCTGGTGGGCGAACGGCTGATCGAAGCGTCGGCCGGTACCGGTAAAACGTATACGATAGCCGCGCTGTATTTGCGGCTGTTATTAGGACTGGGCGGTCCCGCCGCGCATCCGCGCGTGTTAATGCCGGAATCGCTGCTGGTGGTGACGTTTACCGAAGCGGCCACTGAAGAACTCCGTGGCCGTATCCGCACCAATATTCACGAACTGCGTATTGCCTGCCTGCGCGGGCATACCTCCAGCCCACTTTTTCAGCAATTGCTGGCTGAAATCCCCGATCTGGCCGATGCCGCGCAGGCATTGCTGCTCGCCGAGCGCCAGATGGATGAAGCCTCGATTTTTACTATCCACGGCTTTTGCCAGCGCATGCTCAATCTCAACGCCTTTGAATCCGGCATGCCGTTTGAGCAAAAGCTGATCGAAGATGAGTCTTTACTGCGTTATCAGGCGTGTGCGGATTTCTGGCGTCGGCATTGCTATCCGCTTGATAAATCGGTGGCACGCGCCATCAGCGAATTATGGCAAGGGCCGCAGGCGCTACTGCGCGATATCAACAGCTATCTGCAGGGCGAGGCGCCACAGCTGAAGTCGACACCCGCTGATGATGAAACCATTGAAAGCCGCCATCAAAAAATTATTGAGCGGATTGAACAGGTAAAAATACGCTGGCGCGCTGCGGCAGCGGAGGTGGGCCCGCTGATTGCCGGGTCCGACGTTGATAAACGCAGTTACAGCAGCCGCAACCTGCCGTCATGGCTGGATAAGGTCAACGCATGGGCCTGTGAAGAGACCCAAACCTATGCGTTGCCGGATGCGCTGGAAAAGTTTGCCCAGTCGACGCTTAATGAAAAAACCAAAAAAGGCGAGCCGCCGCGTCATCCGCTGTTTACTGAAATCGATGCTTTGCTGGCGGAGCCGCTTTCACTGCGCGACCTGGTGTTGGCGCGTGCGATTAAAGAAATCCGCTACACCGTGGCGATGCAAAAACGCCGCCGTGGCGAGCTGGGTTTTGACGACATGCTGAGCAGACTGGATGAGGCGCTCAACCAGCCTGCCGGCGAGGCCCTGGCGCAGGCGATACGCACCCGTTTCCCGGCGGCCATGATTGATGAGTTTCAGGATACTGACCCGCAGCAATACCGTATCTTCCGCCGTATCTGGCATAAACAGCCTGATACCGCATTGCTGTTGATCGGCGATCCGAAACAGGCGATATACGCTTTTCGCGGTGCAGACATTTTTACGTATATGCGCGCGCGAGGTGAAGTTAGCGCTCACTATACTCTTGATACTAACTGGCGTTCCGCGCCGGGTATGGTGGCAAGCGTCAATCGCCTGTTTAGTCAGCTACCCCAGCCGTTTATGTTCAAAGAGATCCCCTTTTTGAAGGTCAATGCCGCGCCTAAGAATCACGGTTTGCGTTTTGAGGTTAACGGCCAGACGCAATCAGCGATGAAACTCTGGCTGATGGATGGCGAAGGCGCGGGAGTGAGCGAGTACCAACAAACTATGGCAGCAGTCTGTGCCGGACAAATCCGCGACTGGCTGGATGCCGGTAGCCGTGGCGAAGCGTTGCTGTGGGATAATGAAAAAAAACGTCCCGTTCAGGCATCGGATATTACCGTGCTGGTGCGTAACCGCATCGAAGCCGCAGTGATCCGTCAGGCGCTGGAGGCGTTAACCATCCCTTCGGTTTACCTTTCAAACCGCGACAGCGTTTTCTCTACGCAGGAAGCGCTGGATCTGCTTTGGGTCTTGCAGGCGACGCTCAATCCTGAGCTGGAAAGCGCCTTACGCAGCGCCATCGCCACCAGCATGCTTGGGCTCAATGCCGCGACGATAGACGCGATTAATCAGGATGAAGACGCCTGGGACGCGCTGGTTGAGGAGTTCGACGGCTACCGACAAATCTGGTTAACCCGTGGCGTGATGCCCATGATCCGCGCCTTAATGGTGGAGCGACGTATCGCCGAAAATTTACTGGCGACCCCCGGCGGCGAACGGCGCTTAACAGACCTGCTGCATCTGACTGAATTATTGCAGGAGGCGTCTGCGCAGCTCGACAGCGAACCGGCGCTGCTGCGCTGGCTCTCTCAACATATTGCTGAACCGGATGCAAACGCAGCCAGTCAGCAGCTTCGTCTGGAAAGTGATAAGCATCTGGTGCAGATCGTCACCGTGCACAAATCGAAAGGGCTGGAATATCCGCTGGTCTGGCTGCCGTTCATCGCCGATTACCGGGAGCAAAAACAGGCGTTTTATCACGATCGTGCCACCTTTATGCCGGTGCTCGATTTAGACAATGATGAAGAAAGCCTGGCGCTCGCGGAAGCTGAGCGGCTGGCGGAAGATTTGCGCTTGCTGTATGTGGCACTAACCCGTTCGGTCTGGCACTGCAGCATCGGCATTGCGCCCTTATTTAAAGGACGCGGGGCCAAAAAAGGCGATACCAGTCTTCACCAGAGTGCGCTGGGCCGCCTGATTCAGGGCGGCGAACCGCAGGATCCAGCCGGGTTGCGCCGCTGCCTTGAGGCGCTGTGCGGTGAGGATATTAGCCTGGAAATTGCCGTCGATCCGGATACACAGCCCTGGCAGCCGCCGCAACCGCCCGCGTTGCAACTGGATGCCCGCGAACCGAGCCGCGAGGTCAAAGACAGCTGGCGCGTCACCAGTTATTCCGCGCTCCAGCAGCATGGCGGTAGCGCAGCGCAACTGCTGTTACCCCGGCTGGATATTGACGCTGCCGGTAATCGGGTCGACAGCGTTAGCCCGGAGATGACGCCTCACACCTTCCCACGCGGCGCATCGCCGGGAACCTTTCTGCACGGCCTGTTTGAGAACCTCGATTTTACTGCGCAACTGGATGCAGCCTGGCTTGCCGAACAACTGCAATTGGGCGGATTCGACAGCGACTGGGCAGGGGTATTTACCGCCTGGTTTGACGCGATTTTAGCGGCACCGCTCAACGCGTCCGGCGTCCGGCTTAATCAGCTCGGCGCGAAGGATAAACAGGTCGAGCTGGAATTTTACCTGCCGATTGAAACCGATCTGGAATCACAACGGCTGGACGCGTTAATTCGCCGTTACGATCCGCTTTCTGCCTCGTGCCCGCCCCTCGATTTCAAACAGGTACGCGGTATGCTGAAAGGCTTTATCGATCTCGTTTTCCGCTGGCAGGGGCGTTATTACCTGCTGGACTATAAATCGAACTGGCTGGGCGACGGCAGCGAAGCCTATACGCGTGAAGCGATGGCGCAGGCAATGCAGTCCCACCGTTACGATTTGCAATATCAGCTGTATACCCTGGCGCTGCACCGCTATTTACGCCATCGTCTGGCGGGTTATGACTATGAAAAACATTTTGGCGGCGTCATTTATCTGTTCCTGCGCGGCGTGGACCCGGCCCATCCGGAAAATGGCATCTTTACCACCCGGCCGGACGCCGGGTTGATACAGGGAATGGACGCGTTATTTGCCGGTCAGGAGTTGGCGACCCAATGA
- the recD_2 gene encoding exodeoxyribonuclease V subunit alpha, with protein sequence MKMDKLLQQAQQLKLLRPLDVQFAFMVASSSEPAVMLAAALVSRDAGEGHVCLPLSRLNPDDAAGVRRDPFWQTLFDEAGNPADWRDVLLASHAVSEGEEPTPLKLVGGVSLSAPDVAA encoded by the coding sequence ATGAAGATGGATAAATTACTGCAGCAGGCTCAACAGCTGAAGTTGCTGCGTCCGCTGGATGTGCAGTTCGCTTTTATGGTTGCTTCATCAAGCGAACCGGCAGTCATGCTGGCGGCGGCGCTGGTTAGCCGCGACGCAGGGGAAGGGCACGTATGTTTGCCATTGTCCCGGTTAAATCCTGATGATGCGGCAGGCGTGCGGCGCGATCCGTTCTGGCAAACGCTGTTTGATGAAGCCGGTAATCCCGCTGACTGGCGCGACGTGCTGCTCGCGAGTCATGCGGTCAGCGAAGGCGAAGAGCCCACCCCGTTAAAGCTGGTGGGGGGAGTGTCTCTATCTGCACCGGATGTGGCGGCATGA